TGTAAgaaacaactctaaaggtgttttcatatcttttatcaagctataatctagatttcataattcattagttaaccatttattgaatttttcaacatgtcaaggtaaagaatctcaaatttgatcaaaataattaagcatgttctgtactttttgtggtttaaagctTCTTTAGataggtaaaaagtaaaaacacaaaaatactgaactccgaggaaaattcaaaaaggaaaatcaaaaatcaaaaggcaaaatcaaaagtccaaatgtcatattcctgacttgtaagttgctgaaaaaatataatatatggatttaaacaataccaaattttcacattatttttgcaaaatggtcacaaagcttcaaatttcaatttcttgaatgaaaaatgcacaaaaaaaatcaaactaccCATACcacttcggttttgtacatttcatgagcagaagattatattatctagtcaaatacaaacttataaccacCATCAgagtatcatactttacataaatttcaagaaaaacaaccaaaaactgaccaaaaagactcatttttgtaagagttatctccccttccaatgttaatttccataggaaattaaaaatgctgattttaagttttcctcaagttagatttaaaGGGTCTTtgttctgtgtatataaagggcataattCTATAGattaaaactaaaacattttctgttgcaattagtttgaggttaaatcttagtttgactggactattcgtcattgttttgaaaaaaagtgtttactTGTATATGCATATAATATTCAGTCAAACTAAAAacattaagggcatacgatacagtttttaTCCTGTATTAATGTTTTTAGTTTGACTGTATGTCATTATGTATAGTGATGAAAgcaacaaaacataaataatgtcaaataaacTCTGAGGTAATCTGATCATGACTGGGATTTGACagacaacatgaccaaaagAAAAATGGTGAGCACACATACAACAATCCACAGACAACCaaaaactaagcaacacgaacagTTCACCCAAAAAAGTTTCCATGGGCATTGCCTTAGGGTGGAAACACAtacacttgtctcagaaaaaaaatatcctatataccttaaggAGGCTcacgggtataagattttcattaccaatttaaaaaaaaacatttatttttcattacaaattttattaattatcttattataataagtagttgttactttatcatatggtacaaaaatcattccaaaaagtCAATTCGTGTttgccccaggtgacttttaaaatgtagatatcattgaaaaagctccaaattatctcccttttgtgAAAagatgccattttttggcattaagaATTGAAATATCTGTattaactcatcagtgacctatatttttagctcacctggcccaaatggccaagtgagcttttcccatcacttggcgtccggcgtcgtccgtcaacttcgtcgttaacttttacaaaaatcttctcctctgaaactgctgggccaaattaaaccaaacttggccacaatcatcattggggtatctagttaaaaaaatgtgtttggtgacccagccaaccaaccaagatggccaccatagctaaaaatagaacataggggtaaaatacagtttttggcttataactcaaaaaccaaagcatttagatcaaatctgacatggtgttaaattatttatcaggtcaagatctatctacctGCCCTGaagttttcagatgaatcagagaacctgttgttgggttgctgtccctgaattggtaattttaaggaaattttgctgtttttggttattatcttgaatattattatagatagagataaactataaacagcagtaatgttcagcaaagtaagatttacaaataagtcaacatgaccaaaatggtcaattgaccccctaaggagtttttgtcctttatagtcaattttgaataattttcataaaatttgtaaatttttactaccggTAACATTTTCCTCAGAAACTAcggggccaagttcattatagatagtgatcattgtaagcagcaagaatgttcagtaaagtaagatgtacaaacatatcaccatcaccaaaacataattttttcatgaatccatctgcttcctttgttaatattcacatagaccaaggtgagcgacacaggctctttagagtctctagttttttgttgttttcgaataagctgtacataaacttaattattgtacaatttaagcgatttctgttatttagttctttttttatttagatattacTGCTTTTTCcccagaaaaaaaggacattaacaaaaatgtatgcttctttcgaaggcagattgtgagcgtaaatgaactgtgaccccatttttttatttcatttttctattaagtataagataaaggtCATTCATGTCatctatagaaaaatatagtgaaatcttatattaaataaaaaaattgatttagaccTGTGAGCCCCCTTAATTTAAAGGTAAATAGGGTAAAAAAGTtctgagacgagtgcctgtgggtggaaactattatttttttaagggtGAGAAGATCTTCATGTTCCAATGATAAGGGAAATAAAAGTTTTGATGTCTTGTTTTGTGAATTTCATTGCATGAATAAATtgcttcattattttttttgtcaatgtattattatttataacatgACATGTTTTTCCTTTTGATTGAATTCTACATCTGAAATCAGCTTGAACATGACATTGACACTGATTTTGTTGAGTAATAAGGGCTGTAAAACATTTCCTATTGGTAGGGTTCTTTAGTTGATAGATTTTGGGAAAATCAGGCTATTTATCTAAATTAACATATAGAGATAAAATAGTGactttcactaaaataaactaaacattttctgtgccaaattaatATCTTTTTGTGCAATTGAGCTGGTTGACAGGAAAAAGAGGGTTCCTAAATTGTGTAATGATCTTTCAACCGGGGTTACCCAGACCTTTGAGACTTCACAGATAGATTCCACATACATTGAAGTTGTGCACctgctaaaattgaaatatttgagagattaaaaaaatgttccaaTTTCAGTTGAGACCTAGAAGATAGATCTTTGAGTGGACACCATTACATAACTCAGCTTCCAATATACTCAGAAATGGATGTCTGCCTTTATCATGCTGACAAATGTCATTTTGACATCGTCACAAGAGACATAGAAAAAGCTAAGATTATACCAAGAAATTATGTTAAGAGGCTAGCAATGTGTGTATGCTCTTGTAGGAAAAACAGTAagtgaactttaaaaaattaaggtgTATAGTTGAGATAGTCATAAAAGTCATTCTAagtcttttattcatttttgatttttgcatTTTGTGAGGTCAGTGGAACCACTTAAGCTATATATAACTCTATCAGTTAACAAGTAGTAGCATGTAATAGGAAAGAAAGAAActaatatgacaatgtaaaggTTATGCAGCTATAAGATATTGATTTACCCtaatttatgttttaagaaCTACAAAAACTATTGTAATGAGCAATGAACTAATGTAcacatgcatttatttttataccaacaTGACCATGACCAATGTGTTTATCCATTGATTTAAGATCTGAGTTAAAATTTGAAACTAGAAGATcacaccatatatatatatactaactatatttggtgagagagaatacatgtatttttaaatcataagtttatattatatgtttaatacaattttatatctaatttatttataatattgttaatttattgtaCTTGTAGCTATATAAATGATGTCaatacttatttttaggtctgtTCCGAGCCATTTTTTCCCCTGTAAATTCATCCAATATTTACTTACATTATCATTCAGTATTGTTTTATAGGGTTCCTTTTTTGCAAGATTCAACATCATGATAAATAGAATTTTGCATTAAGTCCAACAGAGTTTTTGTAATTACTGTCTTCAGTAGTGTCTTGTTTGTTTTAGcaaaaaagtatgtttttttatgtgttttaatgGCATGTTTAAGCGACTTAGTATTggatttatattacattttgttttgtagaaTTTAAAATAACAGATGAAGTCAGACAATTAGATTTGCAAGAAATGGCAAATTACTTGAGAAACTGTATTCAGACTGAGAAATGGCCAGTTTCTCTTGTTACAATGCTCAAGCCATTGTTACATGATGTGAGCCTACAGCAATATAGTCTAACTATGCTTGTGTGGACTTTATATAATGCTATTAATTGTCAGACCTATAGCCTATTAGATtctttgataaaaaagaaagaacctGGTGAAGTTCTTAAAAAACCGGAACAGAAAATGACTGCTGTGCAatttaatcatatgattaataaaaaatggagaaacagtttatacaaaatagaaACCATAGTTCCAATGTTTGCTGGAAACACTAAATTACTGCAAAATGATGAAAGATTTCAAAACTTACAGTTAAAACACAAAGATGTAGTGGTGAAAATAGACAATAAAGCTAACAGCGAGTTCATGGATCAAAATctgaaaaagacaaaagtaaAACTCGGAGGAAAGTTCAAAGATGAAATTCATCAGATGGCAAATAACCTACTTAAAATTGGGGAAGATATCCAGAGGATTTTAGATAGAAAGCGATCAGTAAGTAGTCTAAGAAAGTATGTTGATGATAAATCTTTTTTGATAGCTATGAGATTGCTCATTattatttggatatttttttatagcatTTGTGATAGTCAGAGTGTGATCGAGTGCTTTAAAACACTTCTTATCAGAGCGTCCTTTGCAAACTGACATGTAAAACCCATTATCTTGAGGGTTATTCTCTTTTGTTGTGGAGGAATAATAACGTCTTGCTAGTTTAGATGCTTTATGATCGTAAGATGAAAGATATACGTCACAATAACGTTACGTTACATTAACAATAGTGTGCGCGAAAGTACGGGAAAcaattacataagaaaatgataaaaagtctCTTGTCCTATATTCACGACATTCTGGGGGCCTCAAAATGCATAAGaagttaaattatttgaaatgataaataatcaaaactttAAAGTTCTATAAATGAATCACATTGAAAGTTTTTTGTAACGGTTCACTTTACTTTAACTGTCCTTCACAAAAGTCCTTTAACAGTACTATAGTTCTAATGGATATAACTTCACAATTGGTCGTGTGGTAACTAGTCCTCTAGAAGTCCGTACT
This is a stretch of genomic DNA from Mytilus trossulus isolate FHL-02 chromosome 6, PNRI_Mtr1.1.1.hap1, whole genome shotgun sequence. It encodes these proteins:
- the LOC134721296 gene encoding uncharacterized protein LOC134721296, translating into MDVCLYHADKCHFDIVTRDIEKAKIIPRNYVKRLAMCVCSCRKNKFKITDEVRQLDLQEMANYLRNCIQTEKWPVSLVTMLKPLLHDVSLQQYSLTMLVWTLYNAINCQTYSLLDSLIKKKEPGEVLKKPEQKMTAVQFNHMINKKWRNSLYKIETIVPMFAGNTKLLQNDERFQNLQLKHKDVVVKIDNKANSEFMDQNLKKTKVKLGGKFKDEIHQMANNLLKIGEDIQRILDRKRSDIFQKKKMARLKRKIYHDDVMDAADEPLLYKEEMTDLYKRRCEANRIGNKTRTPGASLKDGHCMNCLDKFVSLKHPDVCKYHPGFKDLEGNWNCCGMKSQFNQPTLKEHQSTGCSTGMHNWRHGKPLKQTKIKNHVCDWSAQLETW